In a single window of the Litorilituus sediminis genome:
- a CDS encoding saccharopine dehydrogenase: MTQTHLWLRAETKPQEQRTALTPANAKQLIDAGFKVTIEASSQSIFTINEYENTGADIVSEGSWENAPKDAIILALKELPEDNFPLQHQHIYFAHAYKEQQGWQALLGRFKSGGGELFDLEYLVDENNRRIAAFGYWAGFAGAALGVMAWLNQEHNVQPPLQDIHSYQSKQGLLDDLNKQLANTASKPKVMVIGAKGRSGSGAADLAKALGLETIEWDIEETQKGGPFAEILAVDVLVNCVFINSDLPPFVTKALLQDKNRQLSMIVDVSCDPYGSYNPLPIYHECTTFKSPCLSIIKDDKPLDLIAIDHLPSLLPKESSEDYGDQLVKHLLTLNNQNSGVWPKALQLFNDKTATL, translated from the coding sequence ATGACACAAACTCACCTATGGTTAAGAGCAGAAACTAAACCGCAAGAGCAGCGAACTGCTTTGACGCCAGCGAATGCTAAGCAGCTTATTGATGCAGGTTTTAAAGTGACAATAGAGGCATCTAGTCAGAGTATTTTCACGATTAATGAGTATGAAAATACCGGCGCAGACATTGTTAGCGAAGGCAGCTGGGAAAATGCTCCTAAAGATGCCATCATCCTAGCATTAAAAGAGTTACCTGAAGATAACTTTCCTCTACAGCACCAACATATTTACTTTGCTCACGCTTATAAAGAACAACAGGGCTGGCAAGCATTATTAGGCCGTTTTAAATCAGGCGGTGGTGAACTCTTCGATCTAGAATATTTAGTGGATGAAAACAATCGCCGTATTGCTGCATTTGGTTACTGGGCTGGCTTTGCTGGTGCCGCGCTAGGTGTTATGGCATGGCTTAACCAAGAGCACAATGTTCAACCGCCGTTACAAGATATTCACTCCTATCAAAGTAAACAAGGCCTACTCGACGATTTGAATAAGCAACTAGCCAATACTGCCAGCAAGCCTAAGGTTATGGTTATTGGTGCTAAAGGTCGCAGTGGCTCTGGTGCTGCTGACTTAGCCAAAGCGCTTGGCTTAGAAACCATCGAGTGGGATATTGAGGAAACTCAAAAAGGTGGCCCATTTGCAGAAATCCTTGCAGTAGATGTGCTAGTTAATTGTGTCTTTATCAATAGCGATTTACCGCCTTTTGTTACCAAAGCACTGCTTCAAGATAAAAACAGACAATTATCTATGATAGTTGATGTTAGTTGTGACCCATATGGCAGCTATAATCCACTACCTATCTACCATGAGTGTACAACCTTTAAATCACCGTGCTTAAGCATTATCAAAGATGACAAGCCACTCGATCTTATTGCCATAGATCATCTACCATCATTGCTCCCAAAAGAAAGTAGCGAAGATTATGGCGATCAGTTGGTCAAACACTTATTAACTTTAAATAATCAAAATAGCGGCGTTTGGCCAAAAGCTCTGCAGCTATTTAATGATAAAACAGCAACACTTTAA
- a CDS encoding saccharopine dehydrogenase family protein, with product MSATIHWLGAGLSSIPGIEKLTKDGRNIIVWNRSLAKAQNALSNVKEQLTINALDWDSLTAAVQAGDILVSMLPATMHIQVAQLCLDKNAHFVSSSYISPEMKALNKQAKQASLCFVNEVGLDPGLDHILAHALVENYRSSEQYNSNNELYFRSYCGGFPKIANDFKYKFSWSPLGVLKALKSPAKWLAQGEVKTSNAPWEALGDYTVQLANGQETFQCYPNRDSLPFIEQYQLADAGNVKEFVRGTLRLAGWSDAWASLFDKVAKLTASNDTAAAEQELKTISEQLEKQYSYDEGEPDRVVLHVELEAKQADNTVWKQAYLLDSAGNDKGQAMARLVSIPVSFAIESILNKQAVTGVSAAPHQSEHIALWLNNLAELGEVITLTQ from the coding sequence ATGTCAGCAACGATTCATTGGCTTGGCGCCGGCCTTTCCTCTATACCAGGCATTGAGAAACTTACCAAGGATGGTAGAAATATTATTGTTTGGAACCGCAGTTTAGCAAAAGCGCAAAACGCGCTCAGCAATGTAAAAGAGCAACTGACTATTAATGCGCTTGATTGGGACAGCTTAACCGCCGCTGTGCAAGCAGGTGATATTTTAGTATCTATGCTACCTGCAACTATGCACATACAAGTAGCACAATTATGCTTAGATAAAAATGCCCATTTTGTTTCCAGCAGCTATATTTCACCTGAAATGAAAGCGCTTAATAAGCAAGCTAAACAGGCATCACTGTGCTTTGTTAATGAAGTGGGGTTAGATCCAGGTTTAGATCATATTCTAGCGCATGCTTTAGTAGAAAATTATCGTTCTAGCGAGCAATACAATAGTAACAATGAACTGTATTTCCGCTCATATTGTGGTGGCTTCCCTAAAATTGCCAATGACTTTAAATACAAGTTCAGCTGGTCGCCGCTTGGCGTATTAAAAGCGTTAAAATCGCCAGCAAAATGGTTAGCACAAGGCGAAGTAAAAACCTCCAATGCGCCATGGGAAGCACTAGGTGACTACACAGTACAATTGGCTAACGGCCAAGAAACCTTTCAATGCTACCCAAACCGCGATTCTCTGCCTTTTATCGAGCAATATCAATTAGCTGATGCCGGTAATGTTAAAGAATTTGTTCGCGGTACATTAAGGCTAGCAGGTTGGTCTGATGCTTGGGCAAGCTTATTTGATAAAGTAGCTAAGTTAACGGCATCAAATGATACTGCTGCTGCAGAGCAAGAGCTAAAAACCATCAGTGAGCAGCTAGAAAAACAATACAGCTATGACGAAGGTGAGCCGGATCGCGTTGTGTTACACGTAGAGCTTGAAGCAAAACAAGCTGACAATACCGTATGGAAACAAGCCTATCTATTAGATTCTGCCGGTAATGACAAAGGCCAAGCCATGGCGCGTTTAGTCTCTATTCCTGTTAGTTTTGCTATTGAATCTATCCTTAACAAGCAGGCTGTCACTGGTGTTAGCGCTGCGCCGCATCAAAGTGAGCATATTGCGTTATGGTTAAATAACTTAGCCGAATTAGGTGAAGTGATCACCCTAACGCAATAA